A genomic region of Prionailurus viverrinus isolate Anna chromosome D4, UM_Priviv_1.0, whole genome shotgun sequence contains the following coding sequences:
- the KYAT1 gene encoding kynurenine--oxoglutarate transaminase 1 isoform X2 yields MFRNAAAISLQLMGPLQRKKAGTSVTRCLHQTLTMAKRVQARRLDGIDYNPWVEFVKMASECDAVNLGQGFPDFPPPDFAVEAFQHALSSDFMLNQYTRAFGYPPLTKILASFFGKLLGQEIDPLKNVLVTVGAYGALFTAFQALVEEGDEVIIIEPFFDCYEPMTLMAGGHPVFVTLKPGPTRDGELDSSSNWQLDPTELASKFTSHTKALILNTPNNPVGKVFSKAELELVASLCQQHDVICIADEVYQWLVYDGYQHVSIASLPGMWERTLTIGSAGKTFSATGWKVGWVLGPDSLMKHLRTVHQNSIYHCPTQGQAAVAQSFEHEQLHFGQPSSYFARFPQAMQRTRDHMIRSLQSVGLKPVVPQGSYFFMADISDFKSKMPDLPGDVDEPYDRRFIKWMIKTKGLVAIPVSTFYSVPHRKIFDRYIRFCFVKDESTLQAMDEKLQKWKKELRP; encoded by the exons ATGTTCAGGAATGCGGCAGCCATCTCTTTACAGCTGATGGGGCCCCTCCAGAGAAAGAAGGCTGGAACTTCTGTCACTCGGTGCTTGCACCAGACT CTCACCATGGCCAAGAGGGTGCAAGCTCGCAGGCTGGACGGGATTGACTACAACCCATG GGTGGAGTTTGTGAAAATGGCCAGTGAATGCGATGCTGTGAACTTGGGCCAAGGCTTCCCCGACTTCCCACCCCCAGATTTCGCTGTGGAAGCATTTCAGCACGCCCTCAGCAGCGACTTCATGCTGAACCAGTACACCAGGGCATTT GGTTACCCACCCCTGACAAAGATCCTGGCAAGTTTCTTTGGGAAGCTGCTGGGACAGGAGATAGACCCACTCAAGAACGTGCTGGTGACTGTGGGTGCCTATGGGGCCCTGTTCACAGCCTTCCAGGCCCTGGTGGAAGAAGGAGACGAG GTCATCATCATTGAGCCCTTTTTTGACTGTTATGAACCCATGACGTTGATGGCGGGGGGGCATCCTGTGTTTGTGACCTTGAAGCCG GGCCCCACTCGGGATGGGGAACTGGATTCCAGCAGCAACTGGCAGCTGGACCCCACAGAGCTGGCCAGCAAGTTTACCTCTCATACCAAAGCCCTAATTCTCAACACACCCAACAACCCTGTGGGAAAG GTGTTCTCCAAGGCGGAATTGGAGCTGGTGGCCAGCCTGTGCCAGCAGCATGACGTGATCTGCATCGCCGACGAGGTCTACCAGTGGCTGGTCTACGACGGGTACCAGCATGTCAGCATCG CCAGTCTTCCTGGTATGTGGGAACGCACCCTGACCATTGGCAGCGCTGGCAAGACCTTTAGCGCCACTGGCTGGAAG GTGGGCTGGGTCCTGGGCCCGGACAGCCTCATGAAACACCTGCGCACGGTGCACCAGAACTCTATCTACCACTGTCCCACGCAGGGTCAG GCAGCAGTGGCCCAGAGCTTCGAGCACGAGCAGCTTCACTTTGGCCAACCCAGCAGCTACTTTGCGCGGTTCCCGCAGGCCATGCAGCGCACCCGTGACCACATGATACGCAGCCTGCAGTCTGTGGGCTTGAAGCCCGTGGTCCCCCAGGGCAGCTACTTCTTCATGGCAGACATCTCAGACTTCA AGAGCAAGATGCCCGACTTGCCCGGTGACGTGGATGAGCCCTACGACAGACGCTTCATCAAGTGGATGATCAAAACCAAG ggctTGGTGGCCATCCCCGTCTCCACCTTCTACAGCGTGCCTCATCGGAAGATCTTTGACCGCTATATCCGCTTCTGTTTCGTGAAG GATGAGTCCACACTCCAGGCCATGGATGAGAAgctgcagaaatggaagaaggagCTCAGGCCCTGA
- the KYAT1 gene encoding kynurenine--oxoglutarate transaminase 1 isoform X1 produces MDPGRKVGNPGGATMWDWYSAWPTQPQIRDLWVWTLTQVSGWGRCQLSGCSGMSPVHHPVLEAGPGGPVLTLHLLLRVEFVKMASECDAVNLGQGFPDFPPPDFAVEAFQHALSSDFMLNQYTRAFGYPPLTKILASFFGKLLGQEIDPLKNVLVTVGAYGALFTAFQALVEEGDEVIIIEPFFDCYEPMTLMAGGHPVFVTLKPGPTRDGELDSSSNWQLDPTELASKFTSHTKALILNTPNNPVGKVFSKAELELVASLCQQHDVICIADEVYQWLVYDGYQHVSIASLPGMWERTLTIGSAGKTFSATGWKVGWVLGPDSLMKHLRTVHQNSIYHCPTQGQAAVAQSFEHEQLHFGQPSSYFARFPQAMQRTRDHMIRSLQSVGLKPVVPQGSYFFMADISDFKSKMPDLPGDVDEPYDRRFIKWMIKTKGLVAIPVSTFYSVPHRKIFDRYIRFCFVKDESTLQAMDEKLQKWKKELRP; encoded by the exons ATGGATCCTGGTCGGAAAGTTGGAAATCCCGGGGGGGCTACGATGTGGGATTGGTACAGTGCTTGGCCCACCCAACCTCAGATCAGGGACCTGTGGGTTTGGACGCTCACGCAGGTCTCGGGCTGGGGCAGGTGCCAGCTCTCCGGTTGTTCTGGAATGAGCCCAGTGCATCATCCTGTCCTGGAAGCAGGTCCAGGCGGGCCGGTGCTGACTCTCCATTTGTTGCTCAGGGTGGAGTTTGTGAAAATGGCCAGTGAATGCGATGCTGTGAACTTGGGCCAAGGCTTCCCCGACTTCCCACCCCCAGATTTCGCTGTGGAAGCATTTCAGCACGCCCTCAGCAGCGACTTCATGCTGAACCAGTACACCAGGGCATTT GGTTACCCACCCCTGACAAAGATCCTGGCAAGTTTCTTTGGGAAGCTGCTGGGACAGGAGATAGACCCACTCAAGAACGTGCTGGTGACTGTGGGTGCCTATGGGGCCCTGTTCACAGCCTTCCAGGCCCTGGTGGAAGAAGGAGACGAG GTCATCATCATTGAGCCCTTTTTTGACTGTTATGAACCCATGACGTTGATGGCGGGGGGGCATCCTGTGTTTGTGACCTTGAAGCCG GGCCCCACTCGGGATGGGGAACTGGATTCCAGCAGCAACTGGCAGCTGGACCCCACAGAGCTGGCCAGCAAGTTTACCTCTCATACCAAAGCCCTAATTCTCAACACACCCAACAACCCTGTGGGAAAG GTGTTCTCCAAGGCGGAATTGGAGCTGGTGGCCAGCCTGTGCCAGCAGCATGACGTGATCTGCATCGCCGACGAGGTCTACCAGTGGCTGGTCTACGACGGGTACCAGCATGTCAGCATCG CCAGTCTTCCTGGTATGTGGGAACGCACCCTGACCATTGGCAGCGCTGGCAAGACCTTTAGCGCCACTGGCTGGAAG GTGGGCTGGGTCCTGGGCCCGGACAGCCTCATGAAACACCTGCGCACGGTGCACCAGAACTCTATCTACCACTGTCCCACGCAGGGTCAG GCAGCAGTGGCCCAGAGCTTCGAGCACGAGCAGCTTCACTTTGGCCAACCCAGCAGCTACTTTGCGCGGTTCCCGCAGGCCATGCAGCGCACCCGTGACCACATGATACGCAGCCTGCAGTCTGTGGGCTTGAAGCCCGTGGTCCCCCAGGGCAGCTACTTCTTCATGGCAGACATCTCAGACTTCA AGAGCAAGATGCCCGACTTGCCCGGTGACGTGGATGAGCCCTACGACAGACGCTTCATCAAGTGGATGATCAAAACCAAG ggctTGGTGGCCATCCCCGTCTCCACCTTCTACAGCGTGCCTCATCGGAAGATCTTTGACCGCTATATCCGCTTCTGTTTCGTGAAG GATGAGTCCACACTCCAGGCCATGGATGAGAAgctgcagaaatggaagaaggagCTCAGGCCCTGA
- the KYAT1 gene encoding kynurenine--oxoglutarate transaminase 1 isoform X3, producing MAKRVQARRLDGIDYNPWVEFVKMASECDAVNLGQGFPDFPPPDFAVEAFQHALSSDFMLNQYTRAFGYPPLTKILASFFGKLLGQEIDPLKNVLVTVGAYGALFTAFQALVEEGDEVIIIEPFFDCYEPMTLMAGGHPVFVTLKPGPTRDGELDSSSNWQLDPTELASKFTSHTKALILNTPNNPVGKVFSKAELELVASLCQQHDVICIADEVYQWLVYDGYQHVSIASLPGMWERTLTIGSAGKTFSATGWKVGWVLGPDSLMKHLRTVHQNSIYHCPTQGQAAVAQSFEHEQLHFGQPSSYFARFPQAMQRTRDHMIRSLQSVGLKPVVPQGSYFFMADISDFKSKMPDLPGDVDEPYDRRFIKWMIKTKGLVAIPVSTFYSVPHRKIFDRYIRFCFVKDESTLQAMDEKLQKWKKELRP from the exons ATGGCCAAGAGGGTGCAAGCTCGCAGGCTGGACGGGATTGACTACAACCCATG GGTGGAGTTTGTGAAAATGGCCAGTGAATGCGATGCTGTGAACTTGGGCCAAGGCTTCCCCGACTTCCCACCCCCAGATTTCGCTGTGGAAGCATTTCAGCACGCCCTCAGCAGCGACTTCATGCTGAACCAGTACACCAGGGCATTT GGTTACCCACCCCTGACAAAGATCCTGGCAAGTTTCTTTGGGAAGCTGCTGGGACAGGAGATAGACCCACTCAAGAACGTGCTGGTGACTGTGGGTGCCTATGGGGCCCTGTTCACAGCCTTCCAGGCCCTGGTGGAAGAAGGAGACGAG GTCATCATCATTGAGCCCTTTTTTGACTGTTATGAACCCATGACGTTGATGGCGGGGGGGCATCCTGTGTTTGTGACCTTGAAGCCG GGCCCCACTCGGGATGGGGAACTGGATTCCAGCAGCAACTGGCAGCTGGACCCCACAGAGCTGGCCAGCAAGTTTACCTCTCATACCAAAGCCCTAATTCTCAACACACCCAACAACCCTGTGGGAAAG GTGTTCTCCAAGGCGGAATTGGAGCTGGTGGCCAGCCTGTGCCAGCAGCATGACGTGATCTGCATCGCCGACGAGGTCTACCAGTGGCTGGTCTACGACGGGTACCAGCATGTCAGCATCG CCAGTCTTCCTGGTATGTGGGAACGCACCCTGACCATTGGCAGCGCTGGCAAGACCTTTAGCGCCACTGGCTGGAAG GTGGGCTGGGTCCTGGGCCCGGACAGCCTCATGAAACACCTGCGCACGGTGCACCAGAACTCTATCTACCACTGTCCCACGCAGGGTCAG GCAGCAGTGGCCCAGAGCTTCGAGCACGAGCAGCTTCACTTTGGCCAACCCAGCAGCTACTTTGCGCGGTTCCCGCAGGCCATGCAGCGCACCCGTGACCACATGATACGCAGCCTGCAGTCTGTGGGCTTGAAGCCCGTGGTCCCCCAGGGCAGCTACTTCTTCATGGCAGACATCTCAGACTTCA AGAGCAAGATGCCCGACTTGCCCGGTGACGTGGATGAGCCCTACGACAGACGCTTCATCAAGTGGATGATCAAAACCAAG ggctTGGTGGCCATCCCCGTCTCCACCTTCTACAGCGTGCCTCATCGGAAGATCTTTGACCGCTATATCCGCTTCTGTTTCGTGAAG GATGAGTCCACACTCCAGGCCATGGATGAGAAgctgcagaaatggaagaaggagCTCAGGCCCTGA